The following nucleotide sequence is from Paenibacillus andongensis.
CAGGATCAAAGTAACATGGCGGCGCAGGTTGTCGCCGAAACCGAGCTTCTCCGCACGAAGTGCGATATCGATTTTGGACACGGCAAGATGCGGCTCAAGCCATAAACGGTCATTTTGATGAGCTTCTGCATCGTCAAGAACGATAAGTGCAGCACCATTGTGGGCTGCAGAGATAGCAGCAGCAGCTAGAGCGTCCAAGCCATCACTCAAGGAAGTTCCACGAGCGAATGTACTAGAAAGTACGGCTACAGCGTTATCTCCTTGTGCGCGGAACAGGGCCAACAATTGCTCATAAGAAGGTTGTGACAAGTGCTCTTCGCTATCTACGCCATTCGTACCTTCAAGTACAAGTGGAGCTAGGAGCTCAAGACGTAGGTTGTTATCTACTTGCGCATAGACAGGAGTGCGAGTACCGGCAATGATACGTGTGGAGAAATGCTCCATCTCACGGTCACGGTCAATCGCTGGGTTCGTAACAACCGCTACGCTTTCTTTAATAAAGTCAGGCACGTTCTGGCGTTCCCAAGCAAGAGCAGCGTGAGGTGAATCGTGACCCAGGGAGCGGATAGGTTCTGCACCTGTTTCAGACATCGTTTCGATATGTTGAATACCGTCACGATCCCAACCAAATGCACTATACAATTGGTCTGTCGCTACAATGTTCTCATTAAGCTCAGCTTGAGTATCTGTTTTGACAGGATTCAGAAATTTGCGAAGTCCGCCAATATTCAGACGTTTGCTAGCGCGCTCGTACACTAAAGTTTGCACTTCGTGGTAAGGAATCACTTGAACGTGTTCACCTGGTGTAAGGACAACGCCCACTTTTTCGCCTGGTGCAATTGGTTTCGGATCAGCAACCATTTCGCCAACCGTAATAACACCCTGCTCCGAGGAGAAGTATAAGGAAGTATCGCTCTCGACCATCCATACCGGACGAAGACCAAGCGCATCCACGCTGAAAATACATTCGTTGCCATAACGAGAAACGATACCAGCAGGACCTTGTGCAAAATGGCCCCATACTTGACGGTAGTAAACATATAAATCTTGAAGTTCCGGACGGAACTGTTTCATTTCATTAATAATAGGAGGGAATACCATTTCCATAGCTTCGAAAAGGGACAATCCAAAACGGTGAATGAACGTTTCAATCGTTCTGTTCATGTCTTGGGAGTCAGAACCGCCGCTAACGAGCGGTACACCAACCATGTCTGCTTCAATACGAAGTTTCTTAACCGTGTTAATTTCACCATTGTGCCCGAGTAGGGAGAACGGTTGAACGCGGAAGAAGCTGGACAATGTGTTCGTTGAATAACGGTTGTGACCAATTGTAACTTGGGAAGCAAACAACGAATCACGTGTGTCGTTAAAGTATTTAGGAAGGATGCTTGCAGCGCCTAAAACTTTGTAAGCAGATGTAACATTGCTAAGTGTAGCGACGTGAACGTTATATTTGTCTTCAATTGCAATATGCAGTTCAAAAAGGTGATCGGCCACTTGGCCTTCTGTTTTATTGCTAATCGCTGCAATTTGCCAGAAAGTAGGCTCATCGTTCAAGCCGTTAGGGCCTAAAACGCTGCTATCGACTTGATTCTCTTGCTCAAGAATGATGGAAACATCATGGGCAGCAAAGAGCTCGCGAATGCCATTCTGAATCTCGGTAACGGTCAGCTCAAACTTGCGCGGAACAAAGATATGTCCAACAGAAAAACGGTTGTCGTAAGCAAGTTTGCCGTCAAGACCCGCATCTGTTAATTTCTTTTCCCAAAGGGCACGTGGAATATCCGTTAAAATTCCGCAACCATCACCTTCACCGTTGATAAAACCCGAACGATGCTCCATCTTTACGAGGGCTTCAATCGTTTTTTGGATGTTATCAGGGGAAGGGTGACCATTCTTTTCAATAATACAAATAATACCGCAGCTGTCGTGTTCTGTTCCTAGGAGATCTTGAAAACGGCCTTCATTACGCATCAATTCATTCATTGCTCTGGTCAGTCGCCTGACCGTCACCTCCCATACATATTTAAACTCCTCTTGCACTACGCTTCTTGCATTCTGGCATTAATGAGCCCGCAACCCTAGCATTTTCAAGGAATTACCCACAAAGGGGTCAAAACCGAAATATGCAAGAATGTGAATAAAAATGCAATATTATTGAATAGCATACCAATTTCAAGGAAATATTCCCCTCGAAATGAGGCTCTAATCGACCTATATTAAAGTAAGGCATTACACACAAAAACCAGCAAAGAATTTGTAAATCATGCCCTAACTTTCTAGGAAAATACTATGAAAACAAGACATTTCGCGAAAAGGGTAAAAGTAATCTTAGAATAGCATGAAAAACTTCATCCGACAATAGTTGCAGATCGAAATCACAAATGTAAGCGTTACCTTTTCTGCATACTGGTGAATAAAACCATATTTCTCATGGCTTGGGGCACTCTTAAAATACGAACGAACTACAATCCATATAGGATCATAGTTCGTTTTTGGGACATGTTGGGGGAGAATTTGGTGTTGTTTGGAGGTTAGGAGGTTGTTGAGATTGTGGGGATGATGACCTAAGGGCAGGGGTAAGGGTAAGGGCAAGAGCGAGAGATAGGGCAAGGGCGAGAGTAAGGGAAGGGGTGAGAACAAGAGCAAGGGCAATGGCAAGGGCAAGAGCAGGGGTAAGAGCAAAGGCGAGAGCCAATTGCGAGTGCGAGTGCAAGAGTGAGAGCAAGGGCAAGGGCAAGGGCAAGAGCTAGACCCAACCCCAACCCCAACCCCAACCCCAACCCCAACCCCAACCCCAACCCCAACCCCAACCCCAACCCCAACCCCAACCCCAACCCCAACCCCAACCCCAACCCCAACCCCAACCCCAACCCCAGCCCCAGCCCCAGCCCCCAGCCCCCAGCCCCCAGCCCCAGACCTAACCCCCAACCCCAACCCCAGAGCTAGAGCATCTATTAGTAATGAGGATAATATGGTTCCATTGGAAAGATCCAATGGAAGTGCCCTAAAAAGTGGGAGAAATTAGATTTCATTGGATATTTTCCAATGAAAGTGTGAATTTTAGGGTGTATAAATCGATTTCATTGTATTTTATCCAATGGAAATAGGGGTAGGTTTGCATACCTACCCATAACACCAAACCAATACACCAAACCCAATCTAAACCCATAACCAGAAACGACACCCCGCGACCCCCATGGGAAGTCATTTTAGCGATTTTTCATCGTTTTGAAAGCTTGGTCAACGGCATCTAGCGTTTGTGCGATGTCGTCTTCCGTATGGGCGATGGTCATGAACCATGCCTCGTATTTGGACGGAGCGAGGTTAATACCTTGCTCCAGCATTAGTCGGAAGAAATCAGCGAAGCGTTCGCCATCGGTATCCTGTGCTTCGTCATAGTTCGTGACGGGATGGTCACAGAAGTGGGTGGAGAAGGCGCCGCCGATGCGATTTAGCGTCAAGGCGATGCCGTGCCTTGCGGCGGATTCTGCGATGCCGCCGGCAAGTGTTGCGCCAAGCTGCTCGAGCTTGGCGTAGACATCAGCCTGCTGGAGGATCTCCAAGCAGGCGATGCCGGCCGAGATGGAGGCGGGGTTCCCCGCCATCGTGCCGGCTTGATAAGCAGGTCCGAGCGGAGCGACCTGCTCCATCACGGCCTTGCGGCCCCCGTAGGCACCTATCGGCAGCCCGCCGCCGATCACTTTGCCGAGGGCCGTAAGGTCCGGCTCCACAGCGGCGAAGCGCGCCGCCGCCTCGGAAGTGCCGCCCTCCGCGAGCGGGAGGCCGGGGTAGGTCTGTGCCGCTCCGTAATGGAAGCGGAACGCCGTGATGACCTCGTCGTAGATGACGAGGGCGCCGTGTTTGCGAGCAGCTGCGCAGAGCTGCTCGAGGTAGCCGGCATGAGGCATGACCATGCCGAAG
It contains:
- a CDS encoding glutamate-1-semialdehyde 2,1-aminomutase; translated protein: MERKQSEQLYQEALKHIVGGVNSPSRSFKAVGGGAPVFMKRAQGAHFWDVDGNRFIDYLAAYGPIITGHAHSHVTEAICRAAQNGTLYGTPTELEIEFAKMLKSAIPSLDKVRFVNSGTEAVMTTIRVARAFTKRTKIIKFAGCYHGHSDLVLVAAGSGPSTLGTPDSAGVPASIAQEVITVPFNDIPALEAALARWGEEIAAVMVEPIVGNFGMVMPHAGYLEQLCAAARKHGALVIYDEVITAFRFHYGAAQTYPGLPLAEGGTSEAAARFAAVEPDLTALGKVIGGGLPIGAYGGRKAVMEQVAPLGPAYQAGTMAGNPASISAGIACLEILQQADVYAKLEQLGATLAGGIAESAARHGIALTLNRIGGAFSTHFCDHPVTNYDEAQDTDGERFADFFRLMLEQGINLAPSKYEAWFMTIAHTEDDIAQTLDAVDQAFKTMKNR